GATCATCAGCTTCCACGCCAAGCGCGCGCGCGGGCTGATGGCACGCTACGCGGTGGAAAACCGCCTCGACCGGCCCGAGCAGCTGAAATCGTTCGACTCGGATGGCTATGGGTTCGACGCCGAGGCGTCGAACGACTCCACTTACGTATTTCGCCGCCGTATCGCCGACTAGGCAAACCCGGCGCGGCGCAACCAGGCAGGGAAGAACACGATGACGCTATCCATTACGAGCAACTTCGACGCGGGCGCGATCGACGTGCTGTCCTGCGAGAACGCGGGCAACATCCGTTTGCGCGTGCGTCCCGACACGCATGCCGACTTCGCGCAATGGTTTTATTTCCGCTTGTCCGGCGCGGCGGGCGAGCGCTGCGTGATGACGTTCGAGAATGCCGCCGAGTGCGCGTTCGCTGAAGGCTGGCGCGACTATCAGGCAGTCGCGAGCTACGACCGGGTGAACTGGTTTCGCGTGCCGACCTCGTACGACGGCCGCGTGCTGACGATCGATCACACGCCGGATTTCGACCGCATCTATTACGCGTACTTCGAGCCGTATAGCGAGGAACGTCATTCGGAGTTTCTCGGCGCGGTGCAGCAGTTGCCGCACGCCACGCTGACGGAGCTCGGCAAGACCGTCGAAGGGCGCCCCATGTCGCTGCTGACGCTCGGCACGCCGCCCACCGGCGACAAGCCGAAGAAGAACGTATGGCTGATCGCGCGCCAGCATCCGGGCGAGACGATGGCCGAGTGGTTCATCGAAGGGCTGGTCAAGCGTCTCGCGGGCTGGGGCGATTGGGCGGGCGATCCGGTCGCGCGCAAGCTCTACGACCATGTGGTGTTCCACATCGTGCCGAACATGAATCCGGATGGCAGTGTGCACGGCAATCTGCGCACCAATGCGACCGGCGCGAATCTGAATCGCGAATGGATGGAACCGGACGCCGAACGCAGTCCCGAAGTGCTGGTGGTGCGCGACGCGATTCACGCGATCGGCTGCGATCTGTTCTTCGATATTCACGGCGACGAGGCGTTGCCGTATGTGTTCGTGGCGGGCTCCGAGATGCTGCCGGGTTTCACGGAGCGGCAAGGGCGTGAGCAGAAGGCGTTCATCGAGGCGTTCAAGCATGCGAGTCCCGACTTCCAG
The sequence above is a segment of the Paraburkholderia sp. D15 genome. Coding sequences within it:
- a CDS encoding M14-type cytosolic carboxypeptidase, translating into MTLSITSNFDAGAIDVLSCENAGNIRLRVRPDTHADFAQWFYFRLSGAAGERCVMTFENAAECAFAEGWRDYQAVASYDRVNWFRVPTSYDGRVLTIDHTPDFDRIYYAYFEPYSEERHSEFLGAVQQLPHATLTELGKTVEGRPMSLLTLGTPPTGDKPKKNVWLIARQHPGETMAEWFIEGLVKRLAGWGDWAGDPVARKLYDHVVFHIVPNMNPDGSVHGNLRTNATGANLNREWMEPDAERSPEVLVVRDAIHAIGCDLFFDIHGDEALPYVFVAGSEMLPGFTERQGREQKAFIEAFKHASPDFQDKYGYAASKYREDALKLASKYIGNEFGCLSLTLEMPFKDNANLPDERVGWNGERSASLGAAMLQAILRHVETFD